In one window of Coralliovum pocilloporae DNA:
- the hemH gene encoding ferrochelatase: MQHTLPGGHPDVNYGKIGVLLINLGTPDATDYWSMRRYLKEFLSDRRVIEAPRLVWWFVLNGIILTTRPSKSGEAYDEIWNKDLDESPLRTITRSQAEKLTADMAGVDERIVVDWGMRYGNPSIKSRLEALQKQGCERILLMPLYPQYSAATTGTANDKAFEALMQMRWQPAVRTLPPYHDHPSYIEALAVSLEKGVAALDFEPEVILTSYHGLPKSYFDKGDPYHCHCYKTTRLLRERLGWSEDFLRVTFQSRFGKEEWLQPYTDETVMALAKSGVKRMAVITPGFSADCVETLEEIAGENAEYFHENGGEQFAAIPCLNDSEEGMAVIRDLALNELKGWL; encoded by the coding sequence ATGCAGCATACGCTTCCTGGCGGCCACCCCGATGTAAACTATGGCAAAATCGGAGTGTTGCTGATCAATCTGGGAACACCGGATGCGACCGATTACTGGTCCATGCGCCGTTATCTGAAAGAGTTTCTGTCTGACCGGCGGGTCATTGAAGCGCCGCGCCTTGTCTGGTGGTTTGTGCTGAACGGCATCATTCTCACCACCCGTCCGAGCAAGTCCGGTGAGGCGTATGATGAAATCTGGAACAAGGATCTGGATGAATCGCCCTTGCGTACCATCACCCGCTCACAGGCAGAAAAGCTTACAGCTGACATGGCTGGTGTCGATGAGCGGATTGTTGTGGATTGGGGGATGCGGTACGGCAATCCGTCTATCAAGTCCCGTCTGGAAGCTCTGCAGAAACAGGGATGTGAGCGTATCCTTCTGATGCCGCTCTATCCGCAGTATAGTGCAGCCACAACGGGCACCGCCAACGACAAGGCGTTTGAAGCCCTGATGCAGATGCGCTGGCAGCCGGCTGTGCGGACATTGCCACCTTATCATGATCATCCGTCATATATCGAGGCACTGGCCGTCTCGCTTGAGAAGGGCGTTGCTGCGCTGGATTTTGAGCCCGAAGTCATTCTGACAAGCTATCACGGTCTGCCGAAAAGCTATTTTGACAAGGGTGACCCCTATCACTGCCATTGCTACAAGACGACCCGTCTGTTGCGTGAACGGCTTGGCTGGTCGGAAGACTTCCTGCGGGTGACATTCCAGTCGCGCTTCGGCAAGGAAGAATGGCTTCAGCCCTATACAGATGAAACGGTGATGGCGCTGGCAAAATCCGGTGTCAAACGCATGGCCGTCATCACGCCTGGTTTCTCGGCTGATTGTGTTGAGACTCTTGAGGAAATCGCCGGTGAGAATGCCGAATATTTCCACGAGAACGGCGGTGAACAATTCGCGGCTATCCCCTGCCTCAATGACAGTGAGGAAGGTATGGCTGTTA